The DNA sequence GCCATTCCATCCCTGTAAATAAGCTGATACTTAAAAAGAGCATTGGGATCGCACTCTACTCTGATCAGATCCAATTTCAGCTCGACTTCTTTCGTGTTTATCACCTCCGTATGGGTAGCAAAAAACACCGGTGGTTTATGCCGGTGTTAAGCTCCCCGTGAAATTTATCCGTTTCGTATTCCTGCGCTTCATCCGCATGAAGAAAGCCCTGGAATTAAAAAACAGCCTTCCGGCTGCAGATGGTGGATCTTACAGACTCATTGTCGGGCCTTGGTATAGCTCCTGCTCCGGAGGCTGGAAGGAAATTTCCTTAAAGCCGAAGCGGTCCACATAGTGAAAAGTGCTGCCCGAACTGTCATACAGCTCCACGACATCCGACATGGAGAGGCTATGCCCCTTATAGCCGGGCGGGTGGCTGAGGTTGAATTTGGCGAAGATTTCATCCAGATTATTGGTTTCCACCTCGCCGTCATAGACCGCCTGGTAGTTATTCGGCTCAAGCTCTCCGAAACGCTCAAGAAGCTCGTCATACCCGATGAATTTCATCATAACGTCTGCTTCCGGCTTGAGCTGCCAGATGCGGCAGCTTTTGAGGAGCCGACCGCCGCTTTCCGGGTCAATATTACCTTTTGCCAGTCCTTCATGGACACCATCTCTCCACTCCGCCTCCAATCCCTGCTTTGCAAGATACGATTGGAGCTGCTCGGTTTTAAACAGCGGATCGACTATAGCCTTACCCTTTTCGATATAACCTGCCTTGTTACCGTAGTATTGGATGAGCTTGCCTCTGATCTGAACAGTGTTCATAGAACCTCCTTTCCCGGCATTTGGCTTGCCGTGTTATTCAAAATAGAAGTTGACGGAATAAGTGATGTTCGACTTGTTGTACATACAGTCGTGGTTGGTGTAATAGTAGAACTCCAGCTGGCTGTAAATGCCTGGCGACAGACTGCGGCTGAAAGTGATGCCGTTGGTGGTTGTGCCGTAGTCCAGCTGGTCCCACTGTCCTGTCAGCTTGTTATAGCCGCGCACTCTGCCATAATCGTTGCCGGAATGTCCGGAAACGGGCGGCACCGTAAAGGTATAGCTGGTAATAGTCGCCCCTGCAATTCCTTGTTCAAGAATCACCGATTCAGGGCCAGTCAGCGTCATGCCGCCGCCTCTATTCGGATCGGCCACAAAGAATACAATAGCTGTCCAGGGCGATTCGGCTCCGGTGGAGTCAACAGCTTTCACGCGGACAACATTTTTACCCAACGGATAGGAAGTGCTGGTCTGCGCCGGACGGCCTTCCCAAACATAAGTGATTGCATCGCCATCAGGATCGGAACTGGATGCTGTGATGGTGACTGCTACGCCGGGAGCGATGCTGTTGCCGTCAGGGGTACGGGTAATCACCGGAGTTGTAGGAGCGGAGTTCGCCACCGTGAAGGTGATGTCCGTCCAGTCGGAATACATCCCCCATGCGTCCTTTGCCCTGACCTTTACGGTATGGGTACCCACGGGATAATAGCTGTCTGCTGTTTTGCCGGAATATTCCAAAGTAACGGTATCTCCGTCCGAATCGCTGGCAGAGGCCGAGAGGTTAACCAGCAGCCTGCCGTTTTGTGCTGTCCTTGTAACCGTTGCGCTTCCGGTGGGTTTGTTCGGCGCGGTGTTGGTGATGGTGATGCTCTGCGAATAGGTAAAGGTTCTGCCTTCACTGTCTGTCGTGCTTGCGGTCAGGACATAGCTGCCGGGTACGTTTATGGATATGCTGCCGCCGCTGTTTGACAGGATACCGCCATAGGAAGCCGGAGTTCCGTCTTTGGTCAGCAACCAGACAAGACTTCTGCCCTCCAGTCCGAATACGGCGGGCAGGGAAACATTAATATTGCCGCCGATGTGAACAGAGGACGGGACGGTGAACGGGAAGCTGGCAATCGGCTTGACTGTTGCTGTGTTGGAAGCAAAGGTGAATTTCCTGCCATTCACGTCCGTCGCCTCGGCGATCAGCTTCACAGCGATGGTTTTATTCGTGCTGATGGTAAGGTTACCGCCATCTGCTCCGACCGAGCCTGTCGCATATTGTGCATAGGGTTTTGCCTGACCGCCATCCACAGAAAGAAACCAAGCTATTTCAGTTCCATCAAGCTCAGCGCCGGATGCAGTCACAGCAATGGAATCTCCGCTGTAGCTGAGTAACGGGAGTCCAATGGACATCTGCGGAATGGGATAAACAGTGAAGCTTCTGCTCCGGACAAAGGTTCGGCCGGTGGGGTCCGTCATGGTCAGTGTCAGCTCGTACTGTCCCTTTGCAGGGAAGGCAAGGATGCCTCCAGCTTTAGTCAAAGTACCTGTTGCATATGCGGAGTAAGGTTCAGCACCGCCGCCATCCTTGATAACAGTCCAGCTTGCGGTGAGGTTTTCCAGATCCGTTCCGCTGACGCTGACTGTTCCGGCTTCACCCGCATACCAAACTTGCGGTATGTCGAGTAAAATTGACGGGATCGGGCAGACCGTAGTGGAAGCACTGTAGGAGAACTCCCTGCCCAGCGCGTCCGTCATGGAGGCTGTAAGGGTGTAATCTCCGGTTTGCGTGAAGCGAATTTTCCCGCCGTAGGCATTGAGGCTTCCCTCTATGACGGAGGAAAGCTCAACGGGCTTGCCGTCTTTGGTGAGCATCCATACCACCGGCAGCACGTTGTTGTTGCCGCGAGTCCTTAAATCAATGATGCGGTCGGTATGCGTAGCT is a window from the Dehalobacter sp. DCA genome containing:
- a CDS encoding YodL domain-containing protein, yielding MNTVQIRGKLIQYYGNKAGYIEKGKAIVDPLFKTEQLQSYLAKQGLEAEWRDGVHEGLAKGNIDPESGGRLLKSCRIWQLKPEADVMMKFIGYDELLERFGELEPNNYQAVYDGEVETNNLDEIFAKFNLSHPPGYKGHSLSMSDVVELYDSSGSTFHYVDRFGFKEISFQPPEQELYQGPTMSL